The window AGAGTTGGTGCATTATGGTGTTCAGCAATCCAATATCTTGTATAGCCCATTTCCTCAACAGCACGGGCAAGATCAACCATGGAATCAATGGCTTGTTTAGCATTTTGTCCCTTTCGTATCGGAACAAGGTTTAACACCGAAACTGGAATATTTATATGGGTCATGGATAGACATCCTTTCTTAGTGTTTATTTTCTAATGTATATAGTAACAATAAGTAAAGTCCTAACAAACTTATATGCTTTATTATCTTTAGTTATATAATATATATTTCTCCTTTTAGAAGGAGTTATAGGGCATATTTACAGAATTTAATAATATTATCGAAGTAAAATAAATACAGTTGTCACAAGAAAAATATTATGCTACTATATGTGTAACCGGTTACATGAATGAGGTGAATCGATGGCTACAATACGAGATGTCGCAAAAAAAGCAGGTGTATCTGTGGCGACCGTTTCAAGAGTATTAAATAACAAAGGGTATACACATGAAGATACAAGAAAACTAGTTAATGAGGCGATTAAAGAATTAAATTATAAACCGAATGAAGTAGCTCGATCACTTTTCAAGAAAAAATCTAGGCTAATAGGCTTATTGCTTCCAGATATTCGAAATCCCTTCTTTCCTGAGCTAGCACGTGGAGTAGAGGATGAAATGCAAGAGCAAGGACTTCATTTAATTATTGGGAATGCCGATGAAAAAACGGAAAAAGAAATAGATTATCTTCAAACCTTTAAACAAAATAATGTGATAGGAATTATTACAGCAACAAATCAGGCTGAAACAAGCTATTATGATAACCTATCGATTCCTGTTGTTTTTCTTGATCGTACGACGATCAGTCATCCATCTGTGTATGCTGATGGATTGGAAGGTGGCAGAATTGCAGCACATGAAATCATCAGGAGAGGCAGTAAACGAATTGCTTTACTAAGGGGACCTGTTGAATTCCAAACGGCACAGGATCGATTTAAAGGGGCAGTCGATGAGCTGTGTAAGGCGAATGTTGATTTTCAAGTGATCACTTCATCGTTTAGTTTTCATGATGCTGAAGTTATGGCTAAAGCATTATTTGAGAAATATCCTGAAATAGATGGAGTCATTGCTAGTAACGACCTTAGTGCCGCAGCCATTCTGCATGAGGCACTTCGAATCGGAAGGTCTATTCCGGATGACTTACAAATTATTGGGTATGATGATATTCCGCTCAGTAAGCTGCTATATCCACCACTATCTACTATTAGACAGCCAGCCTATGATATGGGTAGAGAAGCAGCTAGGTTATTACTGAAACTAATGAATAAAAAACCGATAGTAGAAAATAATATTCAAATGCCGGTATCTTTTATCGAAAGGCAAACGACGAGAAAGGTTGATAAAAATGGTTAAAATAACAGTTATAGGAAGCTCTTCTATGGATTTAGTTGTTTCCGCTTCCAAACGACCAAATAAAGGCGAAACAATTCTTGGAGAAAGCTTTAAAACAGTCCCTGGTGGAAAAGGGGCTAACCAGGCTGTGGCAGCAGCCAGGCTAGGCGCTGAAGTCTATATGGTAGGTTGCGTAGGTGGAGATGGATTTGGGGAAGAAATAGTAAATAATTTCCAGAAAAATAGAGTAGTTACAACCTATGTGGAACCGGTTACACATTCAGAAACAGGTACGGCACATATTACACTTGCAGATGGGGATAACAGCATAATTGTGGTAAAGGGTGCTAATAACTTTGTAACACCAGATTTTGTTCAAAAAGCGCTAGATGTAATTGGAGAATCAGATATTGTATTGATTCAGCACGAAATACCAGAAGAAACGGTAGATTATGTTGCAGACATTTGCTTTCAAAAAGCAGTGCCGTTATTACTGAATCCAGCACCAGCTAGGCCGATCAGTCAAAAAGTCATTGAAAGAGCAGCGTATATCACCCCTAATGAACTGGAAGCTTCTGTTCTTTTTCAAAACAAAGACATACATGAAGCGTTGAAAGAGTATCCAAATAAACTATTGGTTACAGAGGGTAAAAACGGAGTCCGTTATCACAATGGTGAAAAAGAGGTGCTTGTCCCGGCATATCCGGTTGAAGCTGTTGATACAACAGGTGCAGGTGATACCTTTAATGCAGCCTTTGCCGTTGCTGTAGCTGAGGGGAAAAGCATTGAAGACAGTATTCGTTTTGCCAATCGAGCGGCATCTTTATCTGTAACTAAATTTGGTGCTCAGGGCGGAATGCCGACAAGAGCAGAAGTAGAGGGGAGTCTATAAATGAAACGCTGCGGGATGTTAAATAGTGAGATTTCAAAGGTTTTAGCTGATCTAGGTCATACAGACTTAATCGTGATTGCGGATGCCGGTCTGCCTGTTCCAGAGGGGGTCAAAAAAATTGATCTGGCCGTTATAAAAGGTATGCCCTCATTTATTGATGTAGTCAATGCGGTCGAAGAGGACATGGTCATAGAAAAAGTAGTCATTGCCTCTGAAATAAAAGAAGCAAATCCTGAGCATGCACACTATATTAATGAGAAATTTGTTGATAAAACAATAGAACATGTGACGCATGAGGAATTTAAGCGATTAACAAAAGACGCGAAGGCTGTGATTCGCACAGGTGAAATCACACCATATGCTAATTGTATCTTACAATCTGGAGTATTTTTCTAATAAACGAGGTGAGAAACATGCGAGTTACAATGGAAAACATCTATAAAGCATTTGGCAGTAATCAGGTGCTAACAGGTGTTGATTTTGAATTGCTAGATGGAGAAGTACATGCCCTTATGGGAGAAAACGGCGCCGGGAAATCTACGATGATGAATGTGCTTACTGGATTGCATGCCCGTGATAAAGGGAAGATCACCATTGATGGGATGGAAACGTATTTTAAAAACCCGAAAGAAGCAGAGCAAAGAGGAATTACCTTTATTCATCAGGAATTGAATATCTGGCCTGATATGACTGTTCTGGAAAATTTGTTCATTGGAAAAGAACTAAAGAATTCATTTGGAATTCTGAAAATAAATGAAATGAAAGCGTTGGCAAAAAAACAATTTGATAAATTAGCTGTATCGATCCCGTTGGATAAAGAGGCTGGAAGATGTTCTGTTGGAGAGCAACAAATGATTGAAATTGCGAAGGCGCTTATGACAGAAGCGAAGGTCATCATTATGGATGAACCAACGGCTGCCTTGACAGAAAGGGAGATTAGCAAGCTATTTGATGTGATTTCTTCACTGAAAAAAGAGGGCGTATCCATTGTTTATATTTCCCATCGGATGGAAGAGATTTTTGCTATTTGTGACCGAATTACCGTCATGCGAGATGGAAAAACGGTTGACACAAAGCCGATTCCAGAAACAAATTTTGATGAAGTGGTTAGGAAAATGGTCGGACGGGAATTAACGGACCGATTTCCGCAACGGGACCCTCATCCAGGTGAAACAGTTCTGGAGGTAAAGGGCTTAAATAAAAAAGGCCATTTTGAGAATGTGAATTTTTCTGTTCGTGAGGGTGAAATTGTTGGTGTTTCAGGTTTGATGGGTGCCGGAAGAACAGAAATTATGCGGGCAATCTTTGGACTTGATTCAATTGATGAGGGTGAAATCTGGTTAAAAGGTGAGAAGGTCAACATAAAATCACCAGAGCAAGCAGTTAAGCTTGGGATTGGATTCATAACGGAGGACCGTAAGGATGAAGGATTAATTCTAGATTTTTCTATTAGAGATAATGTTGTACTTCCGACGCTTTCCAGCTTTGCCCCTAGAGGAATTATTAACGATAAAAGTGAAACAGACTTTGTTAATTTGCTTATCAAACGTTTAACAGTCAAAACAGAATCATCTGAAATTTCTGTTGGGAAGCTATCAGGAGGAAATCAGCAAAAGGTAGTTATTGCCAAATGGGTTGGGATAGGTCCTAAATTATTGATCCTAGATGAACCAACACGAGGCGTGGACGTTGGAGCCAAGCGCGAAATCTATCAGCTCATGAATGAATTAACAGACCGAGGTGTAGCCATTGTTATGGTATCTTCCGAATTACCAGAAGTGCTAGGCATGAGTGATCGAATCCTCGTTGTGCATGAAGGTAAAATTACTGGAGAACTATTAAAAGCAGAAGCGACACAAGAAAAGATAATGACATTTGCAACAGGAGGTCAGTAAGATGAAAACCATCGATGCAGGTAAAAAGCCTAGAAAGACAACTATGATGAATTCTATCACGCAAAAATTAGGACCATTACTAGGATTAATTGTATTAGTAGTTATTGTATCCATATTAAATCCAAGCTTTCTTGAACCTTTAAATATATTAAACCTATTAAGACAGGTCGCGATAAATGCACTCATTGCCTTTGGTATGACGTTTGTTATTTTAACAGGGGGCATTGACTTATCGGTCGGGGCGATCCTTGCTTTATCCAGTGCCTTGACAGCAGGAATGATTGTATCTGGATTAGATCCAATGCTCGCTATCATTATTGGCTGTATTCTTGGTGGAGTAATGGGTATGGTGAACGGGTTATTTATTACAAAAGGAAAAATGGCACCATTTATTGCAACACTAGCAACCATGACAATCTTTAGAGGCCTTACTTTAGTCTATACTGGAGGAAACCCAATTACAGGTCTTGGTGATAATTATTTATTTCAGCTATTTGGCCGTGGATATTTCTTAGGAATACCTGTACCAGCTATTACCATGATTCTTACTTTTGTACTTTTATTCATTATTCTGCATAAAACACCTTTTGGAAGAAAAACATACGCAATTGGCGGAAATGAAAAAGCTGCTCTTATTTCAGGTATAAAAGTACCAAATGTAAAGATTATGATTTACAGTCTTTCCGGTATGCTTGCTGCTTTAGCAGGTGCGATTTTAACTTCTCGATTGAATTCTGCTCAGCCTACTGCAGGTACTTCGTATGAGCTGGACGCAATCGCAGCAGTTGTATTAGGTGGGACAAGCTTATCGGGTGGTAAAGGAAGGATCTTTGGAACCTTAATTGGTGCATTAATAATCGGAACCTTAAACAATGGCTTGAATCTACTTGGAGTATCTTCATTCTATCAAATGGTGGTTAAGGGTATCGTTATATTAATTGCGGTATTACTTGACCGTAAAAAGTAGTATAAGGAGAGATTATGATGAAAAAATTAATAGCTTTATGTCTAGCACTAACGCTTTTGTTCCTAAGTGCTTGTTCAATGGAACCTCCAGGGTGGGCAAAACCTGATAAAAAGGAAAAGATTGAAGATATTAAAATAGGTTTATCTGTTTCGACATTAAATAACCCATTCTTTGTTTCACTAAAGGATGGTGTAGTTAAAGAAGTGGAAGCATTAGGGATGGAAGTCATTATCGTAGATGCTCAAAATGATTCAGCAAAGCAAGTCAATGATGTAGAGGATTTAATCCAACAGGGTGTAGATGCTTTGCTTATTAATCCAACTGACTCTGCTGCTATTTCCACTGCAGTTCAATCTGCTAATACAATCGGTATACCGGTTGTTACGCTTGACCGATCAGCAGATAAAGGAAAGGTAGAAGCATTGGTCGCTTCAGATAATATTAAAGGTGGAGAAATGGCTGCCAATTATATTATTGAGCAGCTTGGGGAAAATGCGCTTGTTGCTGAATTAGAAGGAGTGCCGGGGGCATCAGCTACAAGAGAAAGAGGCCAAGGTTTCCATAATATAGCAGATCAAAAATTGAATGTAACAGCGAAGCAAGCGGCTGATTTTGATCGTACAAAGGGATTAACAGTCATGGAGAACCTTCTGCAGGCCAACCCTGATATAAAAGCTGTATTTGCTCATAATGATGAAATGGCATTGGGAGCGATTGAGGCAATTAACAGCTCAGGTAAAGATGTTATGGTCATTGGCTTTGATGGAAATGACGATGCTCTAAATGCAATTAATGCAGGAAATATGGAAGCGACAGTTGCTCAACAGCCGGAATT of the Bacillus tuaregi genome contains:
- a CDS encoding LacI family DNA-binding transcriptional regulator, whose product is MATIRDVAKKAGVSVATVSRVLNNKGYTHEDTRKLVNEAIKELNYKPNEVARSLFKKKSRLIGLLLPDIRNPFFPELARGVEDEMQEQGLHLIIGNADEKTEKEIDYLQTFKQNNVIGIITATNQAETSYYDNLSIPVVFLDRTTISHPSVYADGLEGGRIAAHEIIRRGSKRIALLRGPVEFQTAQDRFKGAVDELCKANVDFQVITSSFSFHDAEVMAKALFEKYPEIDGVIASNDLSAAAILHEALRIGRSIPDDLQIIGYDDIPLSKLLYPPLSTIRQPAYDMGREAARLLLKLMNKKPIVENNIQMPVSFIERQTTRKVDKNG
- the rbsK gene encoding ribokinase, with the translated sequence MVKITVIGSSSMDLVVSASKRPNKGETILGESFKTVPGGKGANQAVAAARLGAEVYMVGCVGGDGFGEEIVNNFQKNRVVTTYVEPVTHSETGTAHITLADGDNSIIVVKGANNFVTPDFVQKALDVIGESDIVLIQHEIPEETVDYVADICFQKAVPLLLNPAPARPISQKVIERAAYITPNELEASVLFQNKDIHEALKEYPNKLLVTEGKNGVRYHNGEKEVLVPAYPVEAVDTTGAGDTFNAAFAVAVAEGKSIEDSIRFANRAASLSVTKFGAQGGMPTRAEVEGSL
- a CDS encoding sugar ABC transporter ATP-binding protein, with the translated sequence MRVTMENIYKAFGSNQVLTGVDFELLDGEVHALMGENGAGKSTMMNVLTGLHARDKGKITIDGMETYFKNPKEAEQRGITFIHQELNIWPDMTVLENLFIGKELKNSFGILKINEMKALAKKQFDKLAVSIPLDKEAGRCSVGEQQMIEIAKALMTEAKVIIMDEPTAALTEREISKLFDVISSLKKEGVSIVYISHRMEEIFAICDRITVMRDGKTVDTKPIPETNFDEVVRKMVGRELTDRFPQRDPHPGETVLEVKGLNKKGHFENVNFSVREGEIVGVSGLMGAGRTEIMRAIFGLDSIDEGEIWLKGEKVNIKSPEQAVKLGIGFITEDRKDEGLILDFSIRDNVVLPTLSSFAPRGIINDKSETDFVNLLIKRLTVKTESSEISVGKLSGGNQQKVVIAKWVGIGPKLLILDEPTRGVDVGAKREIYQLMNELTDRGVAIVMVSSELPEVLGMSDRILVVHEGKITGELLKAEATQEKIMTFATGGQ
- the rbsD gene encoding D-ribose pyranase translates to MKRCGMLNSEISKVLADLGHTDLIVIADAGLPVPEGVKKIDLAVIKGMPSFIDVVNAVEEDMVIEKVVIASEIKEANPEHAHYINEKFVDKTIEHVTHEEFKRLTKDAKAVIRTGEITPYANCILQSGVFF
- the rbsC gene encoding ribose ABC transporter permease RbsC, which translates into the protein MMNSITQKLGPLLGLIVLVVIVSILNPSFLEPLNILNLLRQVAINALIAFGMTFVILTGGIDLSVGAILALSSALTAGMIVSGLDPMLAIIIGCILGGVMGMVNGLFITKGKMAPFIATLATMTIFRGLTLVYTGGNPITGLGDNYLFQLFGRGYFLGIPVPAITMILTFVLLFIILHKTPFGRKTYAIGGNEKAALISGIKVPNVKIMIYSLSGMLAALAGAILTSRLNSAQPTAGTSYELDAIAAVVLGGTSLSGGKGRIFGTLIGALIIGTLNNGLNLLGVSSFYQMVVKGIVILIAVLLDRKK
- the rbsB gene encoding ribose ABC transporter substrate-binding protein RbsB, with the protein product MKKLIALCLALTLLFLSACSMEPPGWAKPDKKEKIEDIKIGLSVSTLNNPFFVSLKDGVVKEVEALGMEVIIVDAQNDSAKQVNDVEDLIQQGVDALLINPTDSAAISTAVQSANTIGIPVVTLDRSADKGKVEALVASDNIKGGEMAANYIIEQLGENALVAELEGVPGASATRERGQGFHNIADQKLNVTAKQAADFDRTKGLTVMENLLQANPDIKAVFAHNDEMALGAIEAINSSGKDVMVIGFDGNDDALNAINAGNMEATVAQQPELIGKLAVDAARDVLQGKKVEEIIAAPLKLVTKDNK